Within Atribacteraceae bacterium, the genomic segment GTTGATTGTGGTACACGATGAGTTGGATCTGCCGCCTGGTGTGGTCAGAATCAAAAAGGGAGGCGGAACGGCCGGGCACCGTGGGCTGGATTCCATTGTCAGCTATCTGGAACGGAATGATTTTATCCGGGTTCGGGTGGGTATCGGACGTCCCCCAGAGACAGGACCGGCGACTGATTATGTTTTGGGGGTTCCCTTGGGTGAAGAAGAAACTCTCCTTGCCGAGGGGGAGCGAGCTGCCGCCGAGGCCGTGCGAATGATTCTCCGGGAAGGCTTGGTGATGGCGATGAACCGTTTCAACCGGCGTATTCCCGGGGAGGCCGAGTGAAAGCCATGCGTTCCCCGGAGAACGGGAGGATAGCAA encodes:
- the pth gene encoding aminoacyl-tRNA hydrolase; the protein is MTLIVGLGNLGSRYRLTRHNVGFRVVDRLLEGAERWRRGDRSLQASVALEGNPVILLKPMTFMNLSGEALGAFVKARRHVAGELIVVHDELDLPPGVVRIKKGGGTAGHRGLDSIVSYLERNDFIRVRVGIGRPPETGPATDYVLGVPLGEEETLLAEGERAAAEAVRMILREGLVMAMNRFNRRIPGEAE